The Streptomyces phaeolivaceus genome has a window encoding:
- a CDS encoding helix-turn-helix domain-containing protein, whose product MAQNTANHVQNAGTASAGRVPGRGCVLLRADGLRCSLIPRRGAIPAGSGESELHGQTNEAQSTRYSPTHIRATWNGTGSVEDASRALGFSRAKGYDLVRRGEFPCRVLRIGRSTRVVTASLLRVLESGEPEYNGAHANRCTPS is encoded by the coding sequence ATGGCACAGAACACAGCGAATCATGTCCAGAATGCCGGAACTGCCTCTGCCGGCCGGGTTCCTGGACGCGGCTGTGTTCTCCTGCGCGCGGATGGACTCCGCTGTTCCCTCATCCCTCGTCGGGGAGCCATTCCAGCCGGTAGTGGAGAATCCGAATTGCACGGACAGACCAACGAGGCGCAAAGCACCCGTTACAGCCCTACACACATCCGCGCCACCTGGAACGGAACGGGGAGCGTGGAAGACGCCTCCAGGGCGTTGGGGTTCTCTCGGGCGAAGGGTTACGACCTGGTGCGTCGCGGGGAGTTCCCGTGCCGCGTGCTACGCATCGGACGTAGCACGCGTGTCGTCACCGCGTCCTTGCTCCGCGTGCTCGAAAGCGGAGAGCCGGAGTACAACGGTGCCCACGCCAACCGCTGCACTCCGTCATAG
- a CDS encoding alpha/beta fold hydrolase: MNQRFVQVDPAVRLWSEVRGDPRDSTLLLIMGAGASGLGWPEGLVDALAVRHRVIRYDHRDTGRSSFSFDTHPYRIVDLASDALAVLDAYEVERAHIVGHSLGGMLTQLLIADHPERLLSATVMGTGALSSTPLAHPDGSRTPVDRLPSIDARVLELWSHPHKDRGLEGELDHRVEHWRLLNGDQIPFDSEEFRASERRIIEHAGRYEAPMTHGRADHSSMDRTEELARTEVPTLVISAPAEPVFPPPHPEHLAQVIAGARLVEVPGMGHALPRAVHAPLAAAVLDHTLATDAGARPAAGT; the protein is encoded by the coding sequence ATGAATCAGCGGTTTGTCCAGGTTGACCCGGCGGTGCGGCTGTGGTCCGAGGTGCGCGGCGACCCCCGGGATTCCACCCTGTTGCTGATCATGGGGGCCGGGGCGTCTGGGCTGGGCTGGCCGGAGGGACTGGTTGATGCGTTGGCCGTGCGCCACCGCGTCATCCGCTACGACCACCGGGACACCGGCCGCTCCAGCTTCAGTTTCGACACGCACCCGTACCGCATCGTCGACCTCGCCTCGGACGCGCTCGCCGTCCTCGACGCGTACGAAGTGGAGCGGGCGCACATCGTCGGTCACTCCCTGGGCGGCATGCTCACCCAACTGCTGATCGCCGATCACCCCGAACGGCTGCTCAGCGCGACAGTGATGGGCACCGGCGCTCTCAGCAGCACCCCACTGGCGCACCCGGACGGCTCCCGAACTCCCGTAGACCGGCTCCCGTCCATCGACGCACGGGTGCTCGAACTTTGGTCCCACCCCCACAAGGACCGTGGCCTGGAGGGCGAGCTGGACCACCGCGTGGAGCACTGGCGGCTGCTCAACGGCGATCAGATCCCCTTCGACTCCGAGGAGTTCCGGGCCTCGGAGCGCCGCATCATCGAGCACGCCGGGCGCTACGAGGCGCCCATGACCCACGGGCGCGCGGACCACTCCAGCATGGACCGCACCGAGGAACTTGCGCGCACCGAGGTACCGACCCTGGTCATCTCCGCCCCGGCCGAGCCCGTCTTCCCACCGCCGCACCCCGAACATCTCGCCCAAGTGATCGCCGGGGCACGGCTGGTGGAGGTACCGGGCATGGGGCACGCCCTGCCCCGCGCCGTCCACGCACCCCTGGCCGCGGCCGTCCTCGACCACACCCTGGCCACGGACGCCGGCGCCCGACCAGCGGCGGGGACGTAA
- a CDS encoding glycoside hydrolase family 10 protein produces MHRRPRMSRRAFWATAAATLVAAGGVAAGTAIAGGEPSPRRRAAEGGLRGMWLATVVNRDWPSAPGLTAARQRAELLAHLDTAVDRRLNAVIFQVRPTADALWPSPHEPWSQYLTGTQGEDPGWDPLGTAVEEAHARGLELHAWFNPYRIANHTDPTRLVASHPARRHPDWVVPYGGKLYYNPGIPAVRAFVEKAMLDAVRKYAVDAVHFDDYFYPYPVAGQVFDDDAAYDAYGGGFPNRAAWRRDNIDRLVRETAAEIKVIRPGTQFGISPFGVWRNAVTDPAGSDTRAGVQTYDDLHADTRKWVRENWIDYIVPQLYWSAHPLDQQVPANYAVLLPWWAEVAKGSGTRLYIGEALYKAGDPAQPAEWQDPAELSRHLTLAKEYPEVRGHVFFAAKEVKADRIGAMARVVADHYQGSVRTPR; encoded by the coding sequence ATGCATCGCAGGCCACGGATGTCACGACGGGCGTTCTGGGCGACCGCGGCGGCCACACTCGTGGCGGCCGGCGGGGTGGCGGCCGGCACCGCCATCGCCGGCGGGGAGCCGAGCCCCCGCCGCCGGGCCGCCGAGGGCGGGCTGCGCGGTATGTGGCTGGCCACCGTCGTCAACCGCGACTGGCCCTCCGCACCCGGTCTGACCGCCGCCCGGCAGCGCGCCGAGCTGCTCGCCCACCTCGACACCGCCGTGGACCGCCGGCTCAACGCGGTGATCTTCCAGGTCCGCCCCACCGCCGACGCGCTCTGGCCCTCCCCGCACGAGCCCTGGTCGCAGTACCTCACCGGAACCCAGGGCGAGGACCCCGGCTGGGACCCGCTGGGCACGGCGGTCGAGGAGGCCCACGCCCGGGGCCTCGAACTGCACGCCTGGTTCAACCCCTACCGGATCGCCAACCACACCGACCCCACCCGTCTGGTCGCCTCCCACCCGGCCCGGCGCCACCCCGACTGGGTCGTCCCCTACGGCGGCAAGCTCTACTACAACCCCGGCATCCCCGCCGTCCGCGCCTTCGTGGAGAAGGCCATGCTCGACGCCGTACGGAAATACGCCGTGGACGCCGTGCACTTCGACGACTACTTCTACCCGTACCCGGTGGCGGGCCAGGTCTTCGACGACGACGCGGCCTACGACGCGTACGGCGGGGGCTTCCCCAACCGGGCGGCCTGGCGGCGGGACAACATCGACCGGCTGGTGCGGGAGACGGCCGCCGAGATCAAGGTGATCCGGCCGGGCACCCAGTTCGGCATCAGCCCCTTCGGGGTGTGGCGCAACGCCGTGACCGACCCGGCGGGATCGGACACCCGGGCGGGGGTGCAGACGTACGACGATCTGCACGCGGACACCCGGAAATGGGTCCGGGAGAACTGGATCGACTACATCGTTCCGCAGCTGTATTGGTCGGCACACCCGCTTGACCAGCAGGTTCCTGCCAACTATGCCGTCCTTCTGCCCTGGTGGGCGGAAGTCGCGAAGGGGTCCGGGACACGGCTCTACATCGGGGAGGCCCTCTACAAGGCGGGTGACCCGGCGCAGCCCGCGGAGTGGCAGGACCCGGCCGAGCTGTCCCGGCACCTCACTCTTGCCAAGGAGTATCCGGAGGTGCGGGGGCATGTGTTCTTCGCGGCCAAGGAGGTGAAGGCGGACAGGATCGGGGCTATGGCCCGGGTGGTTGCCGACCACTACCAGGGGTCGGTGAGGACTCCCCGGTGA
- a CDS encoding 3-hydroxybutyryl-CoA dehydrogenase, which yields MTDFQAGDLARVGVVGCGQMGAGIAEVCARAGLDVKVAETSGEALEIGRTRLFNSLSKAAERGKISEAERDDTQARLSFTTDLGEFADRDLVIEAVVENEQVKTQIFQVLDQVVTRPDAILASNTSSIPLVKLAVATSRPDHVIGIHFFNPAPVQKLVELIPALTTSEGTLSRAQLFAEKVLGKHAVRAQDRSGFVVNALLVPYLLSAIRMFESGIAGREDIDNGMELGCAHPMGPLKLSDLIGLDTIVSIANSMYEEYKEPLYAAPPLLQRMVDAGRLGRKTGSGFYAYA from the coding sequence GTGACGGACTTCCAGGCGGGAGATCTCGCACGGGTCGGAGTCGTGGGCTGCGGCCAGATGGGAGCGGGCATCGCCGAGGTGTGCGCCCGCGCCGGACTGGACGTGAAGGTCGCCGAGACCAGCGGCGAGGCTCTGGAAATCGGCCGTACCCGGCTGTTCAACTCCCTGTCCAAAGCGGCCGAACGCGGCAAGATCAGCGAGGCGGAGCGGGACGACACCCAGGCCCGGCTGAGCTTCACCACCGACCTCGGCGAGTTCGCCGACCGGGACCTCGTCATCGAGGCGGTCGTGGAGAACGAGCAGGTGAAGACCCAGATCTTCCAGGTGCTCGACCAGGTGGTGACCCGCCCGGACGCGATCCTCGCCTCCAACACCTCCTCCATCCCGCTGGTGAAGCTCGCGGTCGCCACCTCGCGGCCCGACCATGTCATCGGCATCCACTTCTTCAACCCGGCGCCGGTGCAGAAGCTCGTCGAGCTGATCCCGGCCCTCACCACCTCCGAGGGCACTCTCAGCCGGGCGCAGCTGTTCGCCGAGAAGGTGCTCGGCAAGCACGCGGTGCGCGCCCAGGACCGCTCGGGCTTCGTCGTCAACGCGCTGCTCGTGCCGTATCTGCTCTCCGCGATCCGGATGTTCGAGTCGGGCATCGCGGGCCGCGAGGACATCGACAACGGCATGGAGCTGGGCTGCGCCCACCCGATGGGCCCGCTGAAGCTCTCGGACCTGATCGGCCTGGACACGATCGTCTCCATCGCCAACAGCATGTACGAGGAGTACAAGGAGCCGCTGTACGCCGCTCCCCCGCTGCTCCAGCGCATGGTGGACGCGGGCAGGCTCGGCCGGAAGACGGGGTCGGGCTTCTACGCGTACGCCTGA
- a CDS encoding NUDIX domain-containing protein, which translates to MQWTKQSEQTVYSNRWFSVNLADVALPDGRHLDHFMIRLRPVAVATVINEANEVLLLWRHRFITDSWGWELAAGVVEDGEAIAEAAARELEEETGWRPGPLHHLMSVEPSNGLTDARHHIYWADEGAYVGHPVDDFESDRREWVPLKLVPDMVARGEVPAANMAAALLLLHHLRL; encoded by the coding sequence GTGCAGTGGACGAAACAGAGCGAACAAACTGTGTACTCGAACCGCTGGTTCAGCGTCAATCTCGCGGATGTCGCGTTGCCGGACGGGCGGCACCTCGATCACTTCATGATCCGGCTGCGGCCCGTGGCCGTGGCCACCGTGATCAACGAGGCCAACGAGGTGCTGCTGCTGTGGCGGCACCGCTTCATCACCGACAGCTGGGGGTGGGAGCTCGCGGCGGGCGTCGTCGAGGACGGCGAGGCCATCGCGGAGGCGGCCGCCCGTGAACTGGAGGAGGAGACCGGATGGCGGCCGGGACCCCTGCACCACCTGATGAGCGTCGAGCCCTCCAACGGGCTCACCGACGCCCGGCACCACATCTACTGGGCCGACGAGGGCGCGTACGTCGGTCATCCCGTGGACGACTTCGAGTCGGACCGCCGGGAATGGGTTCCCCTCAAGCTCGTTCCCGACATGGTCGCCCGCGGCGAGGTCCCGGCCGCCAACATGGCGGCGGCCCTGCTCCTGTTGCATCACCTGAGGCTCTAG
- a CDS encoding transcriptional regulator, protein MQPNTLLDAILDEAGISHAGLAAHVNQAGRARGLALRYEHTAVARWLKGQRPRGQVPDLICEVLAGRLRRTVTLDDIGLGVPGEPTSPHGAGLSGFVERATALWRSDEQQRPHVLGAPAVTGTPAVMPVWEWENPPEDVDVSRGGRHPVSMADIDMLRAARTHYEQMYRKAGGVATRTRIVGFLNAEAAPLLRGSYTDATGRQLHRATGGLVAIAGICAYDSDAHGLAQRYFHQALRLAKASGDQGLGAYVIALLVNQSLFMRENRQAVAFAEAALRTAGKQITPALASDLYAMQAKAYAHLGDGTSALSCIRRAEQAAERIRRGYEPDETGYVQPGLVNVQVAEALLSLGDLTAAAEHAAAAVDTPAHDRGRVHRLAMLSQIELRQGNADKAVASAVEMAERARGMESMRLRDRLRAVREHLVRSGCAGTSEAAELIDGALRVPL, encoded by the coding sequence ATGCAGCCCAACACCCTGCTCGACGCGATCCTCGACGAGGCCGGTATCTCGCACGCCGGTCTCGCCGCGCACGTCAACCAGGCGGGGCGGGCCCGGGGACTGGCGCTCAGATACGAACACACCGCCGTGGCGCGGTGGTTGAAGGGCCAGCGCCCACGCGGCCAGGTGCCCGACCTGATCTGTGAGGTGCTCGCCGGACGGCTGCGCCGGACCGTCACCCTCGACGACATCGGGCTCGGTGTGCCCGGCGAACCGACCTCCCCGCACGGCGCCGGCCTCTCCGGTTTCGTGGAGCGCGCCACCGCCCTGTGGCGCTCCGACGAACAGCAGCGCCCCCATGTCCTCGGCGCCCCCGCCGTCACCGGGACGCCCGCCGTGATGCCCGTCTGGGAGTGGGAGAACCCACCGGAGGACGTCGACGTCTCCCGGGGCGGACGGCATCCCGTCAGCATGGCCGACATCGACATGCTCCGCGCGGCCCGTACACACTACGAGCAGATGTACCGCAAGGCCGGGGGAGTCGCCACCCGCACCCGGATCGTCGGCTTCCTCAACGCCGAGGCCGCGCCCCTGCTGCGGGGCAGCTACACCGACGCCACCGGGCGCCAACTGCACCGGGCCACCGGGGGGTTGGTGGCGATCGCCGGGATCTGCGCGTACGACTCCGACGCCCACGGGCTGGCCCAGCGCTACTTCCACCAGGCGCTGCGGCTGGCGAAGGCCAGCGGGGACCAGGGGCTCGGGGCGTATGTCATCGCGCTGCTCGTCAACCAGTCGCTGTTCATGCGGGAGAACCGGCAGGCCGTCGCCTTCGCCGAGGCGGCGCTCCGCACGGCCGGCAAGCAGATCACGCCTGCGCTCGCCTCCGATCTCTACGCGATGCAGGCGAAGGCGTACGCGCACCTGGGCGACGGCACGAGCGCGCTGTCCTGCATCCGGCGGGCCGAACAGGCCGCCGAGCGCATCCGGCGCGGGTACGAACCCGATGAGACCGGCTATGTCCAACCCGGTCTGGTGAACGTACAGGTGGCGGAGGCGCTGCTCAGCCTCGGCGACCTGACGGCCGCGGCGGAACACGCGGCGGCGGCCGTCGACACCCCGGCGCACGACCGGGGGCGGGTCCACCGGCTCGCGATGCTCAGCCAGATCGAACTGCGGCAGGGCAACGCGGACAAAGCGGTGGCCAGCGCCGTCGAAATGGCCGAACGGGCGCGCGGAATGGAGTCCATGCGTCTGCGCGACAGACTGCGGGCGGTACGCGAACACCTCGTGCGCAGCGGCTGCGCGGGGACCTCCGAGGCCGCCGAACTCATCGACGGAGCACTGCGCGTACCGCTCTGA
- a CDS encoding PP2C family protein-serine/threonine phosphatase translates to MIRTRAGTPRRSGRRSVRRVLGGARIVGGAVFLAVGTGLMLHVRQVMLREARHAREAAGAARSVLLRPLPARIDGLATAAAQLSADRGVSAGGDLYEVIATEHGVRVVMGDVRGHGLAAVGTVAAVLGSFREAVHDEAELAGVLTRLDRALARHHRVHARAEDTEDFVTVLLLEIAPDGALHALNCGHPWPYLLSGGRAQLVAPADPLPPLGLFPLPAELPPTPCGHLLPGEALFLHTDGVEDARDEQGRFFPLAGALTEAVRGRPISPHSVLRELFTQLLRHAGGKPKDDIAILVLHNERTLSSFRGAGNCATSHNVPAVDIPPVAPTP, encoded by the coding sequence ATGATTCGAACCAGGGCTGGGACTCCTCGGCGTTCCGGCCGGCGGTCCGTGCGGCGGGTGCTGGGCGGGGCCCGGATCGTCGGCGGTGCCGTGTTCCTCGCGGTCGGCACCGGGCTGATGCTGCACGTCAGGCAGGTGATGCTGCGGGAAGCGCGCCATGCCCGCGAGGCCGCGGGCGCCGCGCGGAGTGTGCTGCTCAGGCCGCTGCCCGCCCGGATCGACGGGCTGGCCACCGCCGCCGCGCAACTCTCCGCCGACCGGGGTGTGAGCGCCGGCGGCGACCTGTACGAGGTGATCGCCACCGAGCACGGCGTACGGGTGGTGATGGGCGACGTACGGGGCCACGGCCTCGCCGCCGTCGGCACCGTCGCCGCCGTGCTCGGCAGCTTCCGCGAGGCCGTCCACGACGAGGCCGAACTCGCCGGAGTCCTCACCCGCCTCGACCGCGCCCTCGCCCGGCACCACCGCGTCCACGCTCGCGCCGAGGACACCGAGGACTTCGTCACCGTCCTCCTCCTGGAGATCGCCCCCGACGGCGCCCTCCACGCCCTCAACTGCGGCCATCCCTGGCCCTACCTGCTCAGCGGCGGCCGGGCGCAGCTCGTGGCCCCCGCCGATCCACTGCCCCCACTGGGCCTCTTCCCCCTCCCCGCCGAACTGCCGCCGACCCCGTGCGGGCACCTCCTCCCCGGCGAGGCACTGTTCCTCCACACGGACGGCGTGGAGGACGCGAGGGACGAACAGGGCCGCTTCTTCCCCTTGGCGGGCGCGCTGACGGAAGCCGTGAGAGGCCGCCCGATCTCCCCTCATTCCGTGCTCCGTGAACTGTTCACCCAACTACTCCGCCACGCAGGAGGAAAGCCCAAGGACGACATCGCCATACTGGTACTCCACAACGAACGCACGCTGTCCTCTTTCAGGGGCGCGGGGAACTGCGCGACAAGCCACAATGTTCCCGCAGTCGACATCCCACCGGTCGCCCCCACCCCCTAG
- the pheT gene encoding phenylalanine--tRNA ligase subunit beta yields the protein MRVPLSWLREYVDLPATQTGRDVQAKLISAGLEVETVEQLGDGLKGPLVVGQVLTIEELTEFKKPIRFCTVDVGTANGTGEPQEIVCGARNFAVGDKVVVVLPGAELPGGFAISARKTYGKTSHGMICSSDELGMGDDGTKGIIVLPPETEVGKDAIELLELVDEVLDIAVTANRGDCLSIRGVARETAIAYGLPLRDPALLDVPGPNAFGHPVQVSDPLGCDRFTARTVTGLDPEARSPIWLKRRLQKVGMRPISLAVDITNYVMMELGQPLHAYDRSLVRGTIGVRRAEEGEKIVTLDGVTRKLHAEDLVITDERGPIGLAGVMGGADTEIADHDDLENASSDVVIEAAHFDQVAIARTARRHKLSSEASRRFERGVDPQAAAAAAQRTVDLLVLLAGGTADAGVTEAISPSAPHTITVPADHPDKVAGVEYGRETVVRRLQQVGCDVYGQDELLVTVPSWRPDLTEVNDLAEEVIRLEGYENLPSTLPKPPSGRGLTHRQRLHRRVGRALAGAGYVEAPNYPFIAEQVFDQLGLDADDPARRVVRLTNPLNDEEPALRTSLLPGLLGALRRNDGRGTHDLALFETGLVFLPREERRVAAALPVDRRPTDEEIASLNAALPEQPRHVAVVVAGAREQAGWWGKGRAADWADTIEAGRAVAREAGAELIVRKGQYGPWHPGRCAEFVVVADGTERVVGHAGELHPRVLKALGLPARTAAMELDLDALEQVGDGTPQAPGISTFPVATQDVALVVDAFVPHADVEAALREGAGELLEGIRLFDVYENAEQLGDGRKSLAYALRFRAGDRTLTVDEASAARDAAVALAGERTGAVLRS from the coding sequence ATGCGCGTCCCGCTTTCGTGGCTGCGGGAGTACGTCGACCTGCCCGCCACCCAGACCGGCCGTGACGTCCAGGCCAAGCTCATCTCGGCCGGCCTGGAGGTCGAGACGGTCGAGCAGCTCGGCGACGGCCTCAAGGGCCCCCTCGTCGTCGGCCAGGTGCTGACCATCGAGGAGCTGACGGAGTTCAAGAAGCCGATCCGCTTCTGCACCGTGGACGTCGGCACCGCCAACGGCACCGGTGAGCCCCAGGAGATCGTCTGCGGCGCCCGCAACTTCGCCGTCGGCGACAAGGTCGTCGTCGTCCTCCCCGGCGCCGAACTCCCCGGCGGCTTCGCCATCTCCGCCCGCAAGACGTACGGCAAGACCTCGCACGGCATGATCTGCTCCAGCGACGAGCTGGGCATGGGCGACGACGGCACCAAGGGCATCATCGTGCTGCCCCCGGAGACCGAGGTCGGCAAGGACGCGATCGAGCTGCTGGAACTCGTCGACGAGGTCCTCGACATCGCCGTCACCGCCAACCGCGGCGACTGCCTGTCGATCCGCGGCGTCGCCCGCGAGACCGCCATCGCCTACGGCCTGCCGCTGCGCGACCCGGCGCTCCTCGACGTCCCCGGCCCGAACGCGTTCGGCCACCCCGTCCAGGTCTCCGACCCGCTCGGCTGCGACCGCTTCACCGCCCGCACCGTCACCGGACTCGACCCCGAGGCGCGCTCCCCGATCTGGCTGAAGCGCCGGCTGCAGAAGGTCGGCATGCGCCCGATCTCCCTCGCCGTCGACATCACCAACTACGTGATGATGGAGCTGGGCCAGCCGCTGCACGCCTACGACCGCTCCCTCGTCCGGGGCACGATCGGCGTCCGCCGCGCCGAGGAGGGCGAGAAGATCGTCACCCTCGACGGCGTCACACGGAAGCTGCACGCCGAGGACCTGGTGATCACCGACGAGCGCGGGCCCATCGGCCTCGCGGGCGTCATGGGCGGCGCCGACACCGAGATCGCCGACCACGACGACCTGGAGAACGCCTCCAGCGACGTCGTCATCGAGGCCGCCCACTTCGACCAGGTCGCCATCGCGCGCACGGCCCGCCGGCACAAGCTGTCGTCGGAGGCGTCCCGCCGCTTCGAGCGCGGCGTCGACCCGCAGGCCGCCGCTGCCGCCGCGCAGCGCACGGTCGACCTGCTGGTGCTCCTCGCGGGCGGCACCGCCGACGCGGGCGTCACGGAGGCGATCTCCCCGTCCGCGCCGCACACCATCACCGTCCCGGCGGACCACCCGGACAAGGTCGCGGGCGTCGAGTACGGCCGCGAGACCGTCGTACGCCGCCTCCAGCAGGTCGGCTGCGACGTCTACGGCCAGGACGAACTGCTCGTCACCGTGCCGTCCTGGCGGCCCGACCTCACCGAGGTCAACGACCTCGCCGAGGAGGTCATCCGCCTGGAGGGCTACGAGAACCTGCCCTCCACGCTCCCCAAGCCCCCTTCCGGCCGTGGCCTCACCCACCGGCAGCGGCTGCACCGCCGTGTCGGCCGGGCACTGGCCGGAGCCGGATACGTCGAGGCGCCCAACTACCCGTTCATCGCCGAGCAGGTCTTCGACCAGCTCGGCCTGGACGCCGACGACCCGGCCCGCCGCGTCGTCAGGCTGACGAACCCGCTCAACGACGAGGAGCCCGCGCTCCGTACGTCGCTGCTGCCGGGCCTGCTGGGCGCGCTGCGGCGCAACGACGGACGGGGCACGCACGACCTGGCCCTGTTCGAGACCGGCCTGGTCTTCCTCCCGCGCGAGGAGCGCCGGGTCGCCGCCGCGCTCCCGGTCGACCGCCGGCCCACCGACGAGGAGATCGCGTCGCTGAACGCCGCGCTGCCCGAGCAGCCGCGCCACGTCGCCGTCGTCGTCGCCGGCGCCCGTGAGCAGGCCGGCTGGTGGGGCAAGGGCCGCGCCGCCGACTGGGCCGACACCATCGAGGCCGGCCGCGCGGTCGCCCGCGAGGCCGGTGCCGAACTGATCGTCCGCAAGGGCCAGTACGGCCCCTGGCACCCGGGCCGGTGCGCCGAGTTCGTGGTCGTCGCGGACGGCACCGAGCGGGTCGTCGGCCACGCCGGTGAGCTGCACCCGCGGGTCCTCAAGGCGCTCGGGCTGCCGGCCCGGACCGCCGCGATGGAACTCGACCTGGACGCGCTGGAGCAGGTCGGGGACGGCACCCCGCAGGCGCCCGGCATCTCCACGTTCCCCGTCGCCACGCAGGACGTCGCGCTCGTCGTCGACGCGTTCGTGCCGCACGCCGACGTGGAGGCCGCGCTGCGCGAGGGGGCCGGTGAACTCCTGGAGGGCATCCGGCTGTTCGACGTCTACGAGAACGCGGAGCAGCTCGGCGACGGGCGGAAGTCGCTGGCGTACGCGCTCCGCTTCCGGGCCGGGGATCGGACGCTGACCGTGGACGAGGCCTCGGCGGCGCGGGACGCGGCGGTCGCCCTCGCGGGCGAGCGGACCGGAGCGGTTCTGCGTAGTTAG
- the pheS gene encoding phenylalanine--tRNA ligase subunit alpha, producing the protein MSAPNKSYDPVEVEALKPEEIERMRDEALAAFAAADSLDALQEAKVAHTGGTSPLALANREIGALPPQAKAAAGKLVGQARGAVNKGLAARQSELEAERDARVLVEEAVDVTLPYDRVPAGARHPLTTLSERIEDVFVAMGYEVAEGPQVEAEWFNFDALNIGPDHPARGEADTFFVRGPEGGTESGVVLRTHTSPVQIRSLLSRELPVYVICPGVVYRTDELDATHTPVFRQVELLAVDEGLTMADLKGTMDHMVQALFGEGMKTRLRPNFFPFTEPSAEMDMVCYVCRGESVGNPDRPCRTCSSEGWIELGGCGMVNPKVLTACGVDPEKYSGFAFGFGIERMLMFRHNVEDMRDMVEGDIRFTRPFGMEI; encoded by the coding sequence ATGTCGGCACCGAATAAGTCGTACGACCCGGTAGAGGTCGAGGCCTTGAAACCGGAAGAGATCGAGCGCATGCGGGACGAGGCGCTCGCCGCCTTCGCCGCCGCGGACTCCCTCGACGCCCTCCAGGAGGCCAAGGTCGCCCACACCGGCGGCACCTCCCCGCTGGCCCTCGCCAACCGCGAGATCGGCGCCCTGCCGCCGCAGGCCAAGGCCGCCGCCGGCAAGCTCGTCGGCCAGGCCCGGGGCGCGGTCAACAAGGGCCTCGCCGCCCGCCAGAGCGAGCTGGAGGCCGAGCGCGACGCCCGGGTGCTGGTCGAGGAGGCCGTGGACGTCACGCTGCCCTACGACCGCGTACCGGCCGGCGCCCGCCACCCGCTCACCACCCTCTCCGAGCGCATCGAGGACGTCTTCGTGGCCATGGGCTACGAGGTCGCCGAGGGCCCCCAGGTCGAGGCGGAGTGGTTCAACTTCGACGCCCTCAACATCGGCCCGGACCATCCGGCCCGCGGCGAGGCCGACACCTTCTTCGTACGGGGCCCGGAGGGCGGCACCGAGTCCGGTGTCGTGCTGCGCACCCACACCTCGCCCGTGCAGATCCGCTCCCTGCTGAGCCGCGAGCTGCCGGTGTACGTGATCTGTCCCGGCGTCGTCTACCGCACCGACGAGCTGGACGCCACGCACACCCCGGTGTTCCGCCAGGTCGAGCTGCTGGCCGTCGACGAGGGCCTCACCATGGCCGACCTCAAGGGCACCATGGACCACATGGTCCAGGCGCTGTTCGGCGAGGGCATGAAGACCCGGCTGCGGCCGAACTTCTTCCCGTTCACCGAGCCGTCCGCCGAGATGGACATGGTCTGCTACGTCTGCCGCGGCGAGTCCGTCGGCAACCCCGACCGCCCCTGCCGCACCTGCTCCAGCGAGGGCTGGATCGAGCTGGGCGGCTGCGGCATGGTCAACCCCAAGGTCCTCACCGCCTGCGGTGTCGACCCCGAGAAGTACAGCGGATTCGCCTTCGGGTTCGGCATCGAACGGATGCTGATGTTCCGCCACAACGTCGAAGACATGCGAGACATGGTCGAGGGTGACATCCGGTTCACCCGGCCGTTCGGGATGGAGATCTGA